Proteins from a genomic interval of Geodermatophilus obscurus DSM 43160:
- a CDS encoding DinB family protein — protein sequence MDGKTALLEYLRARRADLLTKLDGLGEYDVRRPMTPTGTNLLGLVKHVSYVQLGYFGEVFGRPSGRSYPWDAEGAEEGVDLWAAPEETRADVLELYASAAAHADATIEELPLDATGTVPWWREERRHPTLHTVLVHVGGEVARHVGHADVLRELIDGSAGVSSPGDNLPERSAAEWAAFRERIEAAARQAAGLPTPSGAPPGDG from the coding sequence ATGGACGGGAAGACTGCCCTGCTGGAGTACCTGCGCGCCCGCCGGGCCGACCTGCTGACCAAGCTCGACGGCCTGGGGGAGTACGACGTCCGGCGGCCGATGACGCCCACCGGCACCAACCTGCTCGGCCTGGTCAAGCACGTCTCCTATGTGCAGCTGGGCTACTTCGGTGAGGTGTTCGGCCGGCCGAGCGGGCGGTCCTACCCGTGGGACGCCGAGGGCGCGGAGGAGGGCGTCGACCTGTGGGCGGCGCCGGAGGAGACCCGCGCCGACGTCCTCGAGCTGTACGCGTCCGCCGCCGCACACGCCGACGCGACGATCGAGGAGCTGCCGCTCGACGCCACCGGCACGGTGCCCTGGTGGCGGGAGGAGCGCCGGCACCCGACCCTGCACACGGTCCTCGTGCACGTGGGCGGAGAGGTCGCCCGGCACGTCGGGCACGCCGACGTCCTCCGCGAGCTGATCGACGGGTCGGCCGGGGTGAGCTCCCCGGGGGACAACCTGCCCGAGCGCAGCGCGGCCGAGTGGGCGGCGTTCCGGGAGCGCATCGAGGCCGCCGCGCGGCAGGCGGCCGGCCTCCCCACCCCGAGCGGTGCGCCGCCGGGAGATGGGTGA
- a CDS encoding YdeI/OmpD-associated family protein translates to MEFRTTVVQSGKTATGLQVPDEVVAALGGGRRPPVTVTLGGYGYRTTVAPMGGAFWIPLAAEHREAAGLQAGQEVDVRVELDTAPRETPLPEDLAAALDDGARAFFDGLAPSHRKEWVRWVEDAKKPETRAARVEKTAEALRAGRRTR, encoded by the coding sequence GTGGAGTTCCGGACAACGGTCGTGCAGAGCGGGAAGACGGCGACGGGGCTGCAGGTGCCCGACGAGGTCGTCGCGGCCCTGGGCGGCGGCAGGCGGCCGCCGGTCACCGTCACCCTGGGCGGGTACGGCTACCGGACGACGGTCGCGCCGATGGGCGGGGCGTTCTGGATCCCGCTGGCCGCCGAGCACCGCGAGGCCGCCGGACTGCAGGCCGGGCAGGAGGTCGACGTCCGGGTGGAGCTCGACACCGCGCCGCGGGAGACCCCGCTCCCCGAGGACCTCGCCGCAGCGCTGGACGACGGCGCGCGGGCCTTCTTCGACGGCCTGGCCCCCTCGCACCGCAAGGAGTGGGTGCGCTGGGTCGAGGACGCCAAGAAGCCCGAGACCCGCGCCGCCCGCGTGGAGAAGACCGCCGAGGCGCTGCGCGCGGGCCGCAGGACGCGGTGA
- a CDS encoding haloalkane dehalogenase → MAADVSPDDPFPRQRVRVDRRADGNLQMAYVEAGEGDPIVFLHGNPTSSYLWRNVIPHVQHLGRCLAPDLIGMGESDKLPDPTRGSYSFSAHAGFLERFLEAVGATERVTFVLHDWGSALGFDWAHRHPGAVRGIAFTEALVVPLTWADWPAAARGIFRTMRGPDGEAAVLEKNVFVERILPASVARGLSAEAHARYREPFADPAHRWPTLEWPRQLPIENVPPKVRDVVARYGQWLRTSDVPKLFVNADPGSILVGRPRAFVRKWEALTEVTVPGAHFVPEDSPHEIGRALADWIPTLR, encoded by the coding sequence ATGGCCGCCGACGTCTCGCCCGACGACCCGTTCCCCCGCCAGCGCGTCCGGGTCGACCGCCGGGCCGACGGCAACCTGCAGATGGCCTACGTCGAGGCGGGGGAGGGCGACCCGATCGTCTTCCTGCACGGCAACCCCACGTCGTCCTACCTGTGGCGCAACGTCATCCCGCACGTGCAGCACCTCGGCCGCTGTCTCGCGCCGGACCTGATCGGCATGGGGGAGTCGGACAAGCTGCCCGACCCGACCCGCGGCAGCTACTCGTTCTCGGCCCACGCCGGTTTCCTGGAGCGGTTCCTCGAGGCGGTCGGCGCCACCGAGCGGGTCACCTTCGTGCTGCACGACTGGGGCTCGGCGCTGGGCTTCGACTGGGCACACCGCCACCCCGGTGCGGTCCGCGGCATCGCCTTCACCGAGGCGCTGGTCGTCCCGCTGACCTGGGCCGACTGGCCGGCCGCCGCGCGGGGGATCTTCCGCACCATGCGCGGCCCGGACGGTGAGGCCGCCGTGCTGGAGAAGAACGTGTTCGTCGAGCGGATCCTGCCGGCGTCGGTCGCCCGGGGCCTGAGCGCGGAGGCGCACGCCCGCTACCGCGAGCCCTTCGCCGATCCGGCGCACCGCTGGCCCACGCTGGAGTGGCCGCGGCAGCTCCCGATCGAGAACGTGCCGCCGAAGGTCCGCGACGTCGTCGCCCGGTACGGCCAGTGGCTGCGCACCAGCGACGTCCCCAAGCTGTTCGTCAACGCCGACCCGGGCTCGATCCTGGTCGGCCGGCCGCGGGCGTTCGTGCGCAAGTGGGAGGCGCTGACCGAGGTGACCGTGCCCGGTGCGCACTTCGTGCCCGAGGACTCGCCGCACGAGATCGGCCGCGCGCTGGCCGACTGGATCCCGACGCTGCGGTAG